The Martelella sp. AD-3 genome includes a region encoding these proteins:
- a CDS encoding ATP-binding cassette domain-containing protein gives MSLMELRDVDKYFGTTHALKKVSMTVEPGKILCLLGDNGAGKSTLIKVLSGYHQPSSGALIFEGRETRFSGPREARKRGIATVHQDVGSIPLMSVGRNFFLGAEPVTGNWPLRRFDSALANRVAVEQMQAFGLTRVKSGDQLVGTMSGGERQVLAIGRAMYFGAKMLILDEPTSALGVKEASMVLKMMRIARENGAGIVFITHNARHAMAVGDEFCVLIQGEVAADFKRGEKTREEVLNLMAGGDDMAELEDDLEQVD, from the coding sequence ATGTCCCTGATGGAACTGCGCGACGTCGACAAGTATTTCGGCACCACCCATGCGTTGAAGAAGGTCTCGATGACGGTCGAGCCCGGCAAGATCCTCTGCCTTCTGGGCGATAATGGCGCGGGCAAGTCGACGCTGATCAAGGTGCTCTCGGGCTATCACCAGCCGTCCTCCGGGGCGCTGATCTTCGAGGGCCGCGAGACGCGGTTTTCCGGACCGCGCGAGGCGCGCAAGCGCGGCATTGCCACCGTGCACCAGGATGTCGGCTCGATCCCGCTGATGAGCGTTGGCCGCAATTTCTTTCTCGGCGCGGAACCCGTGACTGGCAACTGGCCGCTGCGCCGATTCGACAGCGCGCTGGCCAATCGTGTCGCGGTCGAGCAGATGCAGGCCTTCGGGCTGACGCGGGTGAAAAGCGGCGACCAGCTGGTCGGCACCATGTCGGGCGGCGAGCGACAGGTGCTGGCGATCGGCCGCGCCATGTATTTCGGCGCCAAGATGCTGATCCTCGACGAGCCGACCTCGGCGCTTGGCGTCAAGGAAGCCTCGATGGTGCTCAAGATGATGCGGATCGCGCGCGAGAACGGCGCCGGCATCGTCTTCATCACCCATAATGCCCGCCATGCCATGGCCGTCGGCGACGAGTTCTGCGTTCTGATCCAGGGCGAGGTTGCGGCCGATTTCAAACGCGGCGAGAAGACCCGCGAGGAAGTGCTGAACCTGATGGCCGGCGGCGATGACATGGCCGAGCTTGAGGACGATCTCGAACAGGTCGACTGA
- a CDS encoding ABC transporter permease: MIKSVIRRPETGALAAFILTYLFFAVATSGAGFVSINGTAGWLNLAAELGIVAIPVGLLMISGEFDLSIGSTVGAASMIVALGTNQLGLPIWPMIGIALVAGMVIGLCNGLAVVKTNLPSFIVTLATNFIVIGATMGFSRLIANVTSSSIIASDSAKFVFAARWGQANIAILWWALAALAGYWLLSKTVFGNWIYATGGNLNAARGAGVPVERVKITLFVATGFAAALVGILQGIQWNSGNATYGMGYVFQAPIVVVIGGILLTGGYGSVLGIVLGTALFGVISTGIFYTGWNTDWIQLFLGGLLAIAVLANNYIRRLALASR; this comes from the coding sequence GTGATCAAGTCCGTGATCCGACGGCCGGAGACAGGCGCGCTCGCCGCCTTCATCCTCACCTATCTGTTTTTCGCCGTCGCCACCTCCGGCGCCGGCTTCGTTTCGATCAACGGCACAGCCGGCTGGCTGAACCTCGCGGCCGAACTCGGCATTGTCGCCATTCCGGTCGGCCTGTTGATGATTTCCGGCGAGTTCGACCTGTCGATCGGCTCCACGGTCGGGGCCGCCTCGATGATCGTCGCGCTCGGCACCAATCAGCTCGGCCTGCCGATCTGGCCGATGATCGGGATCGCGCTTGTCGCCGGCATGGTGATCGGGCTTTGCAACGGGCTTGCCGTGGTCAAGACCAATCTGCCTTCCTTCATCGTCACGCTCGCCACCAATTTTATCGTCATCGGCGCGACAATGGGTTTCTCAAGGCTGATCGCCAATGTCACCTCCAGTTCCATCATTGCCTCCGACAGCGCGAAGTTCGTCTTCGCCGCCCGCTGGGGCCAGGCCAATATCGCAATTCTCTGGTGGGCGCTGGCAGCCCTTGCCGGCTACTGGCTGCTGTCGAAAACCGTGTTCGGCAACTGGATCTATGCCACCGGCGGCAATCTCAATGCCGCGCGCGGCGCGGGCGTTCCCGTCGAGCGCGTCAAGATCACGCTCTTCGTGGCGACGGGATTTGCCGCCGCCCTTGTCGGCATCCTGCAGGGCATCCAGTGGAATTCCGGCAATGCGACCTATGGCATGGGCTATGTGTTCCAGGCGCCGATCGTCGTCGTCATCGGCGGCATTCTTTTGACCGGCGGCTATGGGTCGGTGCTGGGCATCGTGCTCGGCACGGCGCTCTTTGGCGTGATTTCGACCGGCATCTTCTATACCGGCTGGAACACCGACTGGATCCAGCTTTTCCTTGGCGGCCTGCTCGCCATCGCCGTTCTTGCCAACAACTATATCCGCCGGCTCGCGCTGGCCTCACGCTGA
- a CDS encoding sugar ABC transporter substrate-binding protein codes for MKFTDTLKGIGAAAVIALAAAAPAKAADDGPLLVVSGPLSWPFFAAVKKGFDDAAEAYGLDYQYIAVTDTANMTSDYPRLLQQAISRNPKMLLVGEFFPDGMDPLIREATADGIPVLIHNSGQTLWEDNGSIGFVGEDPYQMGYKAGQIQADAGVKKGLCFNQVPGNPTVEERCNGYVAAMEEAGAETIYQTIGTGDATNPQAMTQAIKGTLQANPDIDGIYTLNAVPAMSALRAVDEVGRKGEIMIGTADLSNEALMAIKNGDLAFAMDQQPYLQGYLSMLIANQYLNYGLHPIGHVKTGPLVIDSANVDKTLEVNKAHGGVRGAS; via the coding sequence ATGAAATTCACCGATACACTGAAGGGCATCGGCGCGGCCGCCGTCATCGCGCTTGCCGCCGCTGCACCAGCAAAGGCGGCGGATGATGGTCCGCTGCTCGTCGTCAGCGGTCCCCTGTCCTGGCCGTTTTTCGCCGCCGTGAAGAAGGGCTTTGACGACGCGGCCGAAGCCTATGGGCTCGACTACCAGTACATTGCCGTCACCGACACGGCCAACATGACCAGCGACTATCCGCGGCTTCTGCAACAGGCGATCAGCCGCAATCCGAAAATGCTGCTCGTCGGCGAATTCTTCCCCGACGGCATGGATCCGCTGATCCGCGAAGCCACGGCAGACGGCATTCCGGTGCTGATCCACAATTCCGGGCAGACGCTCTGGGAAGACAACGGCTCGATCGGCTTTGTCGGCGAGGATCCTTACCAGATGGGCTACAAGGCCGGCCAGATTCAGGCCGATGCCGGCGTCAAGAAGGGACTTTGCTTCAATCAGGTGCCGGGCAATCCGACGGTGGAAGAACGCTGCAACGGCTATGTCGCGGCCATGGAAGAGGCCGGCGCCGAGACCATCTACCAGACCATCGGCACGGGCGATGCCACCAATCCGCAGGCCATGACCCAGGCGATCAAGGGCACGCTGCAGGCCAATCCCGACATTGACGGCATCTACACGCTGAACGCGGTACCGGCCATGAGCGCGCTGCGCGCGGTCGACGAGGTCGGCCGCAAGGGCGAGATCATGATCGGCACGGCCGACCTTTCCAACGAGGCGCTGATGGCGATCAAGAACGGCGACCTCGCCTTCGCCATGGACCAGCAGCCCTATCTGCAGGGCTATCTGTCGATGCTGATCGCCAACCAGTATCTGAACTACGGACTGCACCCGATCGGCCACGTGAAGACCGGACCGCTCGTCATTGACAGTGCCAATGTCGACAAGACGCTCGAGGTCAACAAGGCCCATGGCGGCGTGCGCGGCGCCTCGTAA
- a CDS encoding SGNH/GDSL hydrolase family protein: MRSVLCYGDSNTYGQTTANRPDDRYPHDVRWPGIVRAILGDRWLVIEEGLSGRTTVSDDPIEGAEKNGRTYLKPCIMSHKPLDLVIVMLGTNDLKIRFNKTAGEIAMGVGALVSDIKALPAGVSGKVPEIMIVAPPPTAMELKEWSGVFMGAQEKSRALAAEYERIAEAQEVHFFDAGLVVSSSDEDGFHLDAAAHAALGKAIAEEIEAIGWGEEHARAS; encoded by the coding sequence ATGCGTTCAGTTCTTTGTTACGGGGATTCAAACACTTACGGCCAGACTACGGCCAATCGCCCCGATGACCGTTATCCGCATGACGTGCGCTGGCCGGGCATTGTGCGCGCCATTCTGGGCGACCGCTGGCTGGTGATCGAGGAGGGGCTTTCCGGCCGCACCACCGTCAGCGACGACCCGATCGAGGGCGCGGAAAAGAACGGCCGCACTTACCTGAAACCTTGCATCATGAGCCACAAGCCGCTTGATCTGGTGATCGTGATGCTCGGCACCAACGATCTGAAGATCCGCTTCAACAAGACCGCCGGCGAGATCGCCATGGGCGTCGGCGCGCTGGTCTCCGACATCAAGGCGCTACCGGCAGGCGTCAGCGGCAAGGTGCCGGAAATCATGATCGTCGCCCCGCCGCCGACGGCCATGGAACTGAAGGAATGGTCCGGCGTCTTCATGGGCGCCCAGGAGAAATCCCGGGCGCTGGCAGCCGAGTATGAGCGCATCGCCGAGGCGCAGGAAGTGCATTTCTTCGACGCCGGACTGGTGGTCAGTTCCAGCGATGAAGACGGGTTTCACCTCGACGCCGCCGCCCATGCAGCCCTTGGCAAGGCCATCGCCGAGGAGATAGAGGCAATCGGCTGGGGCGAGGAACACGCGCGCGCCTCCTGA
- a CDS encoding ROK family transcriptional regulator yields the protein MPDMRFAPPPSVRIAERSTGMNQVLARSYNERLIMSLLLQNPGLSRMQLGEASGLSAQTISVIVRSLEKDNLVLKGEAVRGRIGPPTTPISLNPEGAFSIGIHIGHRNLDVVMSDFVGNPISRRAFFYDEARLDDVRRTARAAVEAAMAEAPKARRARLAGIGLSLPSDMGPTIEEARAILDFDFEAELSRASGLDVFIQDDVTAAASAECMFGAARNLNDYLYCVVTPHIVPRLVLGGRIHAGHDQAFSGESEAAMMDRFLALRDAPEASGDNIDSWIGAVADELHALIASLGKFARVKTAIIAGLLPDAVLAEIVSRLSGISGADSETAIEKSRLGPWGLAIGAAALPFHSRFMNDSPVSAG from the coding sequence ATGCCAGACATGAGATTTGCCCCGCCGCCTTCCGTTCGCATTGCCGAGCGCAGCACCGGCATGAACCAGGTTCTTGCGCGCTCCTACAATGAGCGGCTGATCATGTCGCTGCTTCTGCAGAACCCGGGCCTGTCGCGCATGCAGCTCGGCGAGGCGAGCGGGCTTTCCGCCCAGACCATCTCCGTTATCGTGCGTTCGCTGGAAAAGGACAATCTCGTCCTGAAGGGCGAGGCGGTGCGCGGCCGCATCGGCCCGCCGACAACCCCGATCAGCCTCAATCCGGAAGGCGCGTTCTCGATCGGCATCCATATCGGCCACCGCAATCTGGACGTGGTGATGAGCGATTTCGTCGGCAATCCGATCAGCCGCAGGGCCTTCTTCTACGACGAAGCCCGCCTCGACGATGTGCGCAGGACCGCCCGCGCAGCCGTGGAGGCCGCCATGGCAGAAGCGCCGAAGGCCCGGCGCGCGCGGCTTGCCGGCATCGGGCTTTCGTTGCCCTCCGACATGGGGCCCACGATCGAAGAGGCCAGGGCCATTCTCGATTTCGACTTCGAGGCCGAACTCAGCCGCGCAAGCGGGCTCGATGTCTTCATCCAGGACGACGTCACGGCGGCGGCGAGCGCGGAATGCATGTTCGGCGCGGCGCGCAATCTCAATGACTATCTCTATTGCGTGGTCACGCCGCACATCGTCCCGCGCCTCGTGCTCGGCGGACGCATTCATGCCGGCCATGACCAGGCCTTTTCCGGCGAGAGCGAGGCGGCGATGATGGATCGCTTTCTGGCACTGCGCGACGCGCCGGAGGCATCCGGCGACAATATCGACAGCTGGATCGGCGCGGTGGCGGACGAGCTTCACGCCCTGATCGCCTCGCTCGGGAAGTTCGCGCGCGTGAAGACGGCCATCATCGCCGGGCTTTTGCCTGATGCGGTGCTTGCGGAAATCGTCTCGCGGCTGTCCGGGATTTCCGGGGCGGACAGCGAGACCGCGATCGAGAAAAGCAGGCTCGGCCCCTGGGGGCTGGCGATCGGCGCGGCCGCCCTGCCGTTTCATTCCCGCTTCATGAATGACAGTCCTGTTTCGGCCGGCTAA
- a CDS encoding MurR/RpiR family transcriptional regulator — protein MKSEFQSAGDEAPFLTRVQRVLPQLSPAERRLGEFLLDFPGELGSYDAQELARLCDVSKATVSRFIRKLGFASYDQAKKAVRDERQTGSRAFFAHAEPEANAAALALDMREEKDNLDWTFANLSASELEALAAAVVDARKVWITGQRISQSFAHYLYWQLTKIVGEVVVFPQGGETLGEHVARIEEGDLVIAITLRRRIAGTRQLLDTIVESGARLALISDENMARHPAAHWHFHCRIHSDGPQFNHAAVLALCHQIVVRATLKAGRTGRDRLRKVDAVNEKLMQYE, from the coding sequence ATGAAATCAGAGTTCCAGAGCGCCGGAGACGAGGCCCCCTTTCTGACCCGCGTGCAGCGCGTTCTGCCGCAGCTGAGCCCGGCCGAGCGCAGGCTGGGCGAGTTCCTGCTGGATTTTCCGGGCGAACTCGGCAGCTATGACGCTCAGGAACTGGCGCGGTTGTGCGATGTCTCCAAGGCCACCGTATCGCGTTTCATCCGCAAGCTCGGCTTTGCCAGCTACGACCAGGCGAAAAAGGCGGTGCGCGACGAGCGCCAGACCGGCTCGCGCGCGTTCTTCGCCCATGCCGAGCCGGAGGCCAATGCCGCGGCCCTTGCCCTCGACATGCGCGAGGAGAAGGACAATCTCGACTGGACCTTCGCCAATCTCAGTGCAAGCGAGCTGGAAGCGCTCGCCGCTGCCGTGGTGGATGCGCGCAAGGTCTGGATCACCGGCCAGCGCATCAGCCAGTCCTTCGCCCATTACCTCTATTGGCAACTGACCAAGATCGTTGGCGAGGTCGTGGTTTTCCCGCAGGGCGGCGAGACGCTGGGCGAACATGTGGCCCGGATCGAGGAGGGCGATCTGGTGATCGCGATCACGCTGCGGCGCCGCATCGCCGGCACGCGGCAATTGCTGGACACGATCGTGGAAAGCGGCGCGCGGCTGGCGCTGATCTCGGATGAAAACATGGCCCGCCATCCCGCCGCCCACTGGCATTTTCACTGCCGCATTCATTCCGACGGCCCGCAGTTCAACCATGCCGCCGTGCTGGCGCTTTGCCACCAGATCGTGGTGCGCGCGACGCTGAAGGCGGGGCGCACGGGCCGCGACCGGCTGCGCAAGGTCGATGCTGTCAATGAAAAGCTGATGCAGTACGAATAG
- a CDS encoding tripartite tricarboxylate transporter substrate binding protein has product MTARPLKSLILAATALAALAPAALAADYPERPVRILVSFPPGGSSDLVARLLSEQLGAELGQQFVVENKPGAAGTVAATEMKNAAGDGYTLMLSNLTPFNVAPTSFPDTPYDPVADFTHIGYIGAVHLGMFVSPGLETPDMAAFVEKAKAEPGMLDYGSSGVGSWGHVVAVAYESEAGVELSHIPYKGSGPMRLDFRAGVIPVIFDAVPQNLPAVAEGTAIPLAVSAPERLDTLPDTPTFTELGYDIVAENWLGISAPAGVEPEIVATLQDALATALAADEVIAQFETWGIVGGTMTSDEFTDYVADGVAEWAPLVKQASE; this is encoded by the coding sequence ATGACAGCCCGACCGCTGAAATCACTGATCCTTGCCGCCACCGCCCTTGCAGCCCTCGCGCCCGCCGCCCTTGCAGCGGACTATCCCGAGCGGCCCGTTCGTATCCTGGTGTCCTTCCCGCCCGGCGGCTCCAGCGATCTCGTCGCCCGCCTGCTTTCCGAACAGCTCGGCGCCGAGCTTGGCCAGCAATTCGTCGTTGAAAACAAGCCGGGCGCTGCCGGCACGGTCGCCGCGACCGAGATGAAGAATGCCGCAGGCGACGGTTACACGCTGATGCTGTCCAACCTGACGCCGTTCAACGTCGCGCCGACGAGCTTCCCCGACACGCCCTATGATCCGGTCGCCGATTTCACCCATATCGGCTATATCGGCGCCGTCCATCTTGGCATGTTCGTCTCGCCCGGGCTTGAAACGCCGGACATGGCGGCCTTCGTCGAAAAGGCCAAGGCCGAACCCGGCATGCTGGATTACGGCTCTTCCGGCGTCGGCTCCTGGGGCCATGTCGTCGCCGTTGCGTATGAGAGCGAGGCGGGCGTCGAACTCTCGCACATCCCCTACAAGGGCTCAGGCCCGATGCGGCTTGATTTCCGCGCCGGCGTCATCCCGGTGATCTTCGACGCGGTGCCGCAAAACCTGCCGGCCGTTGCCGAGGGAACGGCCATCCCGCTCGCCGTCTCCGCGCCCGAGCGTCTCGACACCCTGCCCGACACCCCGACCTTTACCGAACTCGGCTATGATATCGTTGCCGAAAACTGGCTCGGCATTTCCGCCCCCGCCGGCGTCGAACCGGAAATCGTGGCGACGCTTCAGGACGCGCTCGCCACCGCGCTGGCCGCCGATGAGGTCATTGCCCAGTTCGAGACCTGGGGCATTGTCGGCGGCACGATGACAAGCGATGAATTCACCGATTATGTCGCGGACGGCGTCGCAGAATGGGCGCCCCTCGTCAAACAGGCGAGTGAATGA
- a CDS encoding BMP family protein, translating to MMRISPLASEKSALPQIAVVVIGEAEDAGFNASGLAGAREAARAGTAQLSIIDGLAYDTAEILENLDRIMPDFDGLVFIGGQGDRVMPVLALDWPEKPFAIVQGHAHGQNLASYDVAQEHSAYLAGCLAALMTRTGTVGHLSGHRVRPGMKGRAAFVQGVRETDPSVTVLTAFCGSQDDNAITRRWADAEIRAGADIIFTMLNGARQGAIDACRAAGCRQIGNALDWTALAPDVFVASALARIDLGVERAITDVAAGRLPQQPVLLGLPEDDYVALALGADVPQAVAGRVAAAAEGIRKGQIIVRETYEGAEFEPESETGQC from the coding sequence ATGATGCGCATCAGCCCGCTTGCTTCCGAAAAATCCGCTCTGCCGCAGATTGCCGTCGTCGTCATCGGCGAGGCGGAGGATGCGGGCTTCAATGCCAGCGGTCTTGCCGGCGCGCGAGAGGCAGCGCGTGCCGGAACCGCGCAGCTCAGCATCATCGACGGGCTGGCCTATGATACGGCCGAGATCCTCGAGAACCTTGACCGGATCATGCCGGATTTCGACGGACTGGTCTTCATCGGCGGCCAGGGCGACCGGGTCATGCCAGTGCTTGCGCTCGACTGGCCCGAAAAACCCTTCGCCATCGTTCAGGGCCACGCCCATGGGCAAAACCTCGCAAGTTATGATGTCGCGCAGGAACATTCGGCCTATCTCGCCGGTTGCCTCGCGGCGCTGATGACGAGGACCGGAACGGTCGGCCATCTGTCCGGCCACCGCGTTCGCCCGGGCATGAAGGGCCGCGCCGCCTTCGTGCAAGGGGTGAGGGAGACCGATCCCAGCGTCACGGTGCTGACGGCCTTCTGCGGCTCGCAGGATGACAATGCGATTACCCGGCGCTGGGCCGATGCCGAGATCAGGGCCGGGGCGGATATCATCTTCACCATGCTGAACGGCGCGAGACAGGGCGCGATCGATGCCTGCCGGGCAGCCGGCTGCCGACAGATCGGCAATGCGCTCGACTGGACGGCGCTCGCGCCGGATGTGTTTGTCGCCTCTGCGCTGGCGCGCATCGATCTCGGAGTCGAGCGCGCCATTACCGATGTCGCGGCGGGACGCCTGCCGCAACAGCCGGTCCTGCTGGGCCTTCCGGAAGACGACTATGTCGCGCTTGCGCTGGGAGCGGACGTTCCGCAAGCCGTTGCGGGCCGGGTCGCGGCCGCCGCCGAAGGCATCCGCAAGGGCCAGATCATCGTCCGCGAGACCTATGAGGGCGCGGAATTCGAACCGGAATCGGAGACGGGACAATGCTGA
- a CDS encoding tripartite tricarboxylate transporter TctB family protein encodes MLRKLSAQAGTLLIGAIALVFVIGAVTALDLGTPRRMGPGAFPLIAGGILVILSAVALVGDMKAGAEHLKIDWRTVVPIALAVAGFALVAPRFGVLPGAGVCVLIASYAVGALSPLRRTGLVIGAVLGVWLVFIIGLRLPLEAFRGV; translated from the coding sequence ATGCTGAGAAAGCTTTCGGCGCAGGCGGGCACGCTTCTGATCGGCGCAATCGCGCTCGTCTTCGTCATCGGCGCCGTCACCGCCCTCGATCTCGGCACGCCGCGCCGCATGGGCCCCGGCGCCTTTCCGCTGATCGCCGGCGGTATCCTCGTCATCCTGTCCGCCGTCGCCCTTGTAGGAGACATGAAGGCCGGCGCCGAACATCTGAAGATCGACTGGCGCACGGTGGTGCCGATTGCGCTCGCCGTCGCCGGCTTCGCGCTGGTCGCGCCGCGTTTCGGCGTTCTGCCGGGCGCGGGCGTCTGCGTGCTGATCGCAAGCTATGCCGTAGGCGCGCTCTCGCCGCTGCGGCGCACCGGTCTCGTCATCGGCGCCGTCCTCGGCGTCTGGCTGGTCTTCATCATCGGCCTCCGACTGCCGCTCGAAGCCTTCCGGGGGGTCTGA
- a CDS encoding tripartite tricarboxylate transporter permease, translating into MLDNLALGFATATTASNLLYCFLGTFLGTFIGVLPGLGPLAAVAMLLPVSFYLPPETALVMLAGVYYGAEYGGSIASILLNIPGTPSSSITCLDGYPMAREGRAGVALLMTALASFFGGVFGILVIAALAPVLADFALLLEPADYFAVMLLGLVAASVVSSSGTLRGVMMVTLGVLLGTIGVDVNSGATRFTGGVQDLRDGINLVVVAMGLFGVSEAMYSARGASASYATEKVSWQRFLPKRGEWLRSLGPAIRGSLIGSFFGTLPGTGQTVASSIGYAVEKRVSPNRANFGKGAIEGVVVPESANNAAAQTAFIPTLTLGIPGSTTMALMIGALMIHGVTPGPRLISDHPQLFWGLIVSFLFGNLFLLVLNIPLIGIWVRLLRVPHYFLYPTIVVLISIGVYSLDHSLFDVWAMLGFGVLGYVLRLYRYEPAPLLIGFILGPMMEEYLRRAMLLSRGDPMTFLEHPGSAAMIAISILLLMLTAMPWLKRLAKSIN; encoded by the coding sequence ATGCTCGACAATCTCGCCCTCGGCTTTGCCACCGCCACCACGGCCTCCAACCTTCTCTATTGTTTTCTCGGCACGTTTCTCGGCACCTTCATCGGCGTTCTGCCGGGCCTCGGGCCACTCGCGGCCGTCGCCATGCTGCTGCCGGTCTCCTTCTACCTGCCGCCCGAAACCGCGCTGGTGATGCTGGCCGGCGTTTATTACGGCGCGGAATATGGCGGCTCGATCGCCTCCATCCTGCTCAATATCCCGGGAACGCCCTCCTCCTCGATCACCTGCCTCGACGGCTATCCGATGGCGCGCGAGGGCCGCGCCGGCGTGGCGCTCCTGATGACCGCGCTCGCCTCCTTCTTCGGCGGCGTGTTCGGCATTCTGGTGATCGCCGCGCTTGCCCCAGTGCTTGCCGATTTTGCGCTGTTGCTGGAACCGGCGGATTATTTCGCGGTGATGCTGCTCGGCCTTGTCGCGGCCTCCGTGGTCTCGAGCTCCGGCACGTTGCGCGGCGTGATGATGGTGACGCTCGGCGTGCTGCTCGGCACGATCGGCGTTGACGTCAACAGCGGCGCCACCCGCTTTACCGGCGGCGTCCAGGACCTGCGCGATGGCATCAATCTCGTCGTCGTCGCCATGGGCCTCTTCGGCGTTTCCGAAGCCATGTATTCGGCACGCGGCGCATCCGCCTCCTATGCCACGGAAAAAGTCTCCTGGCAGCGCTTCCTGCCCAAGCGCGGCGAATGGCTGCGCTCGCTCGGGCCCGCCATTCGCGGCAGCCTGATCGGCAGCTTTTTCGGCACATTGCCCGGAACCGGCCAGACGGTCGCCTCCTCGATCGGCTATGCGGTGGAAAAGCGCGTCTCGCCCAACCGCGCCAATTTCGGCAAGGGCGCGATCGAGGGCGTGGTCGTGCCGGAATCGGCAAACAATGCCGCCGCCCAGACCGCCTTCATCCCGACGCTGACGCTCGGCATTCCGGGCTCCACGACGATGGCGTTGATGATCGGCGCGCTGATGATCCACGGCGTGACCCCCGGTCCGCGCCTGATCTCGGATCACCCCCAGCTGTTCTGGGGCCTGATCGTCTCCTTCCTCTTCGGCAATCTCTTCCTTCTGGTGCTCAACATTCCGCTGATCGGCATCTGGGTCCGGCTCCTGCGAGTCCCGCATTATTTCCTCTATCCCACCATCGTCGTGCTGATCTCGATCGGCGTCTATAGCCTCGACCATTCGCTCTTCGATGTCTGGGCCATGCTCGGCTTCGGCGTGCTCGGCTATGTGCTGCGGCTCTATCGCTACGAGCCCGCGCCGCTGCTGATCGGCTTTATTCTGGGGCCGATGATGGAGGAATATCTGCGCCGGGCCATGCTGCTCTCGCGCGGCGATCCCATGACCTTCCTTGAGCACCCCGGCTCGGCCGCAATGATCGCGATCTCGATCCTGCTTCTGATGCTGACAGCCATGCCGTGGTTGAAACGGCTGGCAAAATCGATCAACTGA
- a CDS encoding fumarylacetoacetate hydrolase family protein: MTIIDDFNGTWLGRVFLPEANGPAVVTLRGGAVYDITAAIAPLSRDICEMDDPAFYVSEAPGFRLGTLEEIAAAKPGDESRIHFLCPCDLQPVKACGVTFARSMVERVIEEKAAGDPKKAEAIRARIGAAIGASLKNIEAGSEAAATAKEALIREGLWSQYLEVGIGPDAEVFSKAQALSAVGPGAEVGLHPISKWNNPEPEVVLAVSSAGRIVGATLGNDVNLRDVEGRSALLLGKAKDNNASAAIGPMIRLFDSGFTLDDVRDAEVALRVEGEDGFEMTGHSSMSEISRDPEALVAQTIGRHHQYPDGFMLYLGTLFAPTKDRDVPGEGFTHKPGDRVTISAKGLGRLENTVRLSTECAPWTFGMRALMTNLAARDLL; encoded by the coding sequence ATGACGATCATCGACGACTTCAACGGCACCTGGCTCGGACGCGTTTTCCTGCCCGAGGCGAACGGCCCGGCTGTGGTAACGCTGCGCGGCGGCGCGGTTTACGATATCACCGCCGCGATCGCCCCGCTGTCACGCGATATCTGCGAGATGGACGATCCGGCCTTTTATGTCAGCGAGGCCCCGGGCTTCCGGCTCGGCACGCTGGAGGAAATCGCCGCCGCAAAGCCGGGCGACGAGAGCCGCATCCATTTTCTCTGCCCTTGCGATCTGCAGCCAGTCAAGGCCTGCGGCGTCACCTTCGCCCGCTCCATGGTCGAACGGGTGATCGAGGAGAAGGCGGCGGGCGATCCCAAAAAGGCGGAGGCGATCCGCGCGCGAATCGGCGCGGCGATCGGCGCCAGCCTGAAGAATATCGAGGCGGGATCGGAGGCCGCGGCCACGGCCAAGGAAGCGCTGATCCGCGAGGGCCTGTGGAGCCAGTATCTGGAAGTCGGCATCGGCCCGGACGCGGAGGTGTTTTCCAAGGCGCAGGCGCTTTCAGCCGTCGGTCCTGGCGCCGAGGTCGGCCTCCATCCGATCTCGAAATGGAACAATCCTGAGCCCGAAGTGGTTCTCGCCGTATCCTCTGCCGGCAGGATCGTCGGCGCGACCCTCGGCAACGACGTTAATCTGCGCGATGTGGAGGGCCGTTCCGCGCTCCTGCTCGGCAAGGCCAAGGACAATAACGCCTCCGCCGCGATCGGCCCGATGATCAGGCTGTTTGACAGCGGCTTCACGCTTGACGATGTGCGCGACGCCGAGGTTGCGCTGCGGGTCGAGGGTGAAGACGGATTTGAAATGACGGGACATTCCTCGATGTCGGAAATCAGCCGAGACCCGGAAGCGCTGGTCGCCCAGACCATCGGCCGGCATCATCAGTATCCTGACGGCTTCATGCTCTATCTCGGCACGCTGTTCGCGCCCACCAAGGACCGGGATGTCCCCGGCGAGGGCTTCACCCACAAGCCGGGCGACCGCGTGACGATCTCTGCGAAAGGGCTCGGACGGCTTGAAAACACCGTGCGCCTGTCGACCGAATGCGCGCCCTGGACCTTCGGCATGCGCGCCCTGATGACCAATCTCGCCGCGCGCGACCTTCTTTAA